The genomic interval CACGTGCAGGGGAAGCACAGGCAAAGCAAGGCCCGTGACAAGAAACGCGGTAAAGACCGCGCCCATGATCGGAATGAGCACGCCGACGACAGAACCCGACGGCGTTTGCCGATCAGCGTCTCTTTTATTTTCAGATGCCATATTCTTCGCTCCCAGAGGCAGGTCAAAGTCCAGCATCTTACCCGAAATCCCAGCCGGAGGCATCCGGGAAAGCATCTTCTCTCATAAGAAAATTGCGGGAAATTGTGATAGTTTATCCGCCGGAGGATCAACGATGACCGAACAAAATCCGGCGCCGGAAAGCACGGCTGTCCGCGTGGCTTTGTGGCGTGCCCTGCATGGGGAAATCGATGCGCGGCCGTTTATCTTCGAAGAACAAAGTCTTATAAAGCCGGGCGGGCTCCGAATCAATGTCGGGAATGGCGTAATTATTTTTGTCGCGTAATATAATTTTATACTAGCATAGGGTGAAATCACGGACTGTCGGGAAAAGGAGCAGGATTCGTCCGGCGGAAATGCCGAACCAAGCAAGGACAGGGGTAATTTATGACTCAAAACAATTGGGAAGACCTCGGGCTTGTTGAGAACTTCCAAAAGAAGCCGTTGAACGAAGTCCATGTCCGCGGCAAGAAATTCGCGGTTTCTTATCAGGACGGAAAATTCGGAGCGATTTCGGGCGTCTGCAATCATGCAGGCGGGCCGCTCGGCAAAGGGCGCCTCGAAAACGGCTACATCGTCTGTCCCTGGCACAATTGGAAATACCAATGCCGGACCGGAAAAGGAGAGCCCGGCTACGAAGACGAATGTGTCCCGAGTTATGAGGTCCGCGTCGAAAACGGGCATTTGTTCCTGAATCCTGAGCCTCTGACGAAGCGCAACAGGCTGCCGCACGCCGCCCATCCCCTCGCGCGTCCGGTCCAGCGGGAAAAAGGAGGGATCCGCGTCGCCGGAATTTCGACGACGGTCATGGACCGCAAGAACCCGCGTTACTCGACCTCGGAAGCGCTTCTTCAAATTGCCCTGGACTTTTCCGCCGCGGAGCTCGGCTGCGAAACGAAAATGATCCGGCTCGATGAACTTCACTTCCGCAGCTGCGAAGGCTACTATTCTAAAAGCGCGCACGCCTGCACTTGGCCGTGTTCCATTACGCAGATGGACAAGAAAGACGAGCTCACACCTGTCTACGAAGCGCTTGTCCATTGGGCGGACGTCATCCTGATCGGAACGCCCATCCGCTGGGGATCCGCAAGCTCGCTTTATTACAAAATGGCCGAACGCCTCAACTGCATTCAAAATCAGATCACGATCAACAACCGGGTCCTGATTCAGAACAAAGTCGCGTCCTTCATCATCACCGGCGGCCAAGACAACATCCAGGCCGTCGCGGGCCAGCTCCTGATGTTTTTTTCGGAGCTTGGCTTTCAGGCGCCTGCTTTTCCTTTCATTGCCCACTCGCGCGGCTGGTCCGCCGAAGACATGGAAAGGAATATCGATTACGTCGAGAATAGCCGGGAACTCCGGAACGGCGCCAGGGAACTTGCCCGGCGTTCGGTGGACATGGCCAAAAGACTGCTTCTCTCGGATGTTTCCCCAGAAAAAATCGAACGCGGCGGCCGCAAAGCCCACAAACTGGAAAATATTTAGGCACCGTTCGGGGAGCCAAACCCTTCTTTGATGTCTTTTCTGGTTCTCTATCGGATTCTAAGAAAGGAACGGATAAATAATGTCACATTCGCATTCGCACGGTTTACACGCTGCCGGAAAAGGCAAAAGGCTGCTCCTTGTCTTTTCTCTGACAAGCGTCTACATGCTTGCCGAAATTATCGGGGGAATTTTAACGAAGAGCCTTGCGCTGCTGGCCGATGCGGGACACATGTTGACGGACGCGGCGGCGCTCGGGCTTGCGCTGCTGGCGATCTGGTTTGCCGGCCGGCCCGCCACCGAGAAGAAAACCTACGGTTTTTACCGGATGGAGATTCTCGCGGCTTTTATCAATGCACTTGTGCTTTTGGGGATTTCTTTCTTTATCCTCTATGAGGCCTGGCGGCGGTTTGAAAATCCGCCGGAAATTCAAAGCAAGCAGATGCTGATCGTTGCGGCTTTCGGTTTGGCAGTGAATCTCGTGAGCATGGCGATTCTGCATGAGCATTCGGAACATAGTTTGAATGTCAAAGGGGCATATCTTGAAGTGTTAAGCGATATGTTGGGTTCGATCGGAGTCATTCTCGCAAGCGTCATCATGCTTTTGACGCATTGGTATTATGCTGATCCTTTGATCAGTGCGGGAATCGGAATCTTTATTCTGCCGCGGACCTGGAATTTATTGAACGAAGCGGCCCACATTTTGATGGAAGGAACGCCGGCTCACATTGACTTGAGAGAATTACAGGCGGCCATTCAGGGAGTGAAAGGGGTAAAAAGCATCCACGATCTTCACGTGTGGACGATCACTTCAGGCGTTGACGCCATGAGCAGCCATATCGCGATCGACAATACGGTTCCCGGCGAGAGGGTCCTTTCGGTCTTGCGGGAATTACTGCGGGATAAATTCAAAATCCACCATTCGACCATCCAGCTCGAAGCGGAGTCCGAGCAATGC from Verrucomicrobiia bacterium carries:
- a CDS encoding Rieske 2Fe-2S domain-containing protein; the protein is MTQNNWEDLGLVENFQKKPLNEVHVRGKKFAVSYQDGKFGAISGVCNHAGGPLGKGRLENGYIVCPWHNWKYQCRTGKGEPGYEDECVPSYEVRVENGHLFLNPEPLTKRNRLPHAAHPLARPVQREKGGIRVAGISTTVMDRKNPRYSTSEALLQIALDFSAAELGCETKMIRLDELHFRSCEGYYSKSAHACTWPCSITQMDKKDELTPVYEALVHWADVILIGTPIRWGSASSLYYKMAERLNCIQNQITINNRVLIQNKVASFIITGGQDNIQAVAGQLLMFFSELGFQAPAFPFIAHSRGWSAEDMERNIDYVENSRELRNGARELARRSVDMAKRLLLSDVSPEKIERGGRKAHKLENI
- a CDS encoding cation diffusion facilitator family transporter; this translates as MSHSHSHGLHAAGKGKRLLLVFSLTSVYMLAEIIGGILTKSLALLADAGHMLTDAAALGLALLAIWFAGRPATEKKTYGFYRMEILAAFINALVLLGISFFILYEAWRRFENPPEIQSKQMLIVAAFGLAVNLVSMAILHEHSEHSLNVKGAYLEVLSDMLGSIGVILASVIMLLTHWYYADPLISAGIGIFILPRTWNLLNEAAHILMEGTPAHIDLRELQAAIQGVKGVKSIHDLHVWTITSGVDAMSSHIAIDNTVPGERVLSVLRELLRDKFKIHHSTIQLEAESEQCKEPGCQI